Proteins encoded together in one Micromonospora kangleipakensis window:
- a CDS encoding helix-turn-helix domain-containing protein → MLDVIGLTPGEEELYRSLVQLTTARVEELVERLRRPRAEVVAQLDALRGKGLVLPAGPEPDAPLRPLAPDVPLGEALLRRQEALEAARAAVTQLTEEYRAGMRRHDADHLVEVITGARVLRERLRDLQDGARVEVLWFCRANPLAMSGEENVEEFDALARGVRYRAIYEREMLLEPGALEDLERGVRAGEQARVLDRLPVRLAIVDGRTAVCPLVPDRDGGEPSAAVIGRSQLLDALLALFESHWLMATPVRSSAPPADRAGDGYRPDADEARLLSLFVAGVPDKSIASQLGVSRRTVQRRLADLMAVAGVDTRPGLAFQAARRDWI, encoded by the coding sequence GTGCTGGACGTGATCGGTCTGACGCCGGGCGAGGAGGAGCTCTACCGCTCCCTCGTCCAGCTCACCACGGCCCGGGTCGAGGAGCTGGTCGAGCGGCTGCGCCGGCCGCGCGCGGAGGTCGTCGCGCAGCTCGACGCCCTGCGCGGCAAGGGACTGGTGCTGCCGGCCGGGCCGGAGCCGGACGCGCCGCTGCGGCCGCTGGCACCCGACGTCCCGCTCGGCGAGGCGCTGCTGCGCCGGCAGGAGGCGTTGGAGGCGGCCCGGGCGGCGGTCACCCAGCTGACCGAGGAGTACCGGGCCGGGATGCGGCGGCACGACGCCGACCACCTGGTGGAGGTGATCACCGGGGCGCGGGTGCTCCGCGAGCGCCTGCGTGACCTGCAGGACGGTGCCCGGGTCGAGGTGCTCTGGTTCTGCCGGGCCAACCCACTGGCCATGTCCGGCGAGGAGAACGTCGAGGAGTTCGACGCGCTGGCGCGCGGGGTGCGCTACCGGGCCATCTACGAACGCGAGATGCTCCTCGAACCGGGCGCGCTGGAGGACCTCGAGCGGGGCGTCCGCGCCGGAGAGCAGGCCCGGGTGCTGGACCGGCTGCCGGTGCGGCTGGCCATCGTCGACGGCCGGACGGCGGTCTGCCCGTTGGTGCCGGACCGGGACGGCGGCGAGCCGAGCGCCGCGGTGATCGGCCGCAGCCAGCTGCTCGACGCGCTGCTCGCCCTCTTCGAGAGCCACTGGCTGATGGCGACGCCGGTGCGCTCGTCCGCCCCGCCCGCCGACCGGGCGGGTGACGGCTACCGGCCGGATGCCGACGAGGCCCGGCTGCTCTCGCTCTTCGTGGCCGGCGTGCCGGACAAGTCCATCGCCTCCCAGCTCGGGGTGAGCCGCCGAACCGTGCAGCGTCGGCTGGCCGACCTGATGGCGGTGGCCGGCGTGGACACCCGGCCCGGGCTGGCCTTCCAGGCCGCCCGGCGGGACTGGATCTGA